A genomic region of Streptomyces diastaticus subsp. diastaticus contains the following coding sequences:
- a CDS encoding NADP-dependent succinic semialdehyde dehydrogenase → MAIATVNPATGETLRTFEALTSEEIEKRLVRAEEAYREHRLTSFADRSRLLRRAAELLEEDTPEIARTMTLEMGKTVGSARAEAAKCVKAMRWYADRAESLLADEHPKQADVEDSGAARARVVYRPLGPVLAVMPWNFPLWQVIRFAAPALMAGNVGLLKHASNVPQTALYLESLFRRAGYPEGCFQTLLVGSGAIEGILRDPRVVAATLTGSEPAGRSVASVAGDEIKKTVLELGGSDPYLVLPSADVERAAKTAVTARVQNNGQSCIAAKRFIVHTEVYDVFTQRFTEAMRALRVGDPMDDTTEVGPLSSERGRSDLAELVDDAVERGAAVLCGGGRPEGYEDRGWFYAPTVLAGVDATMRVHREEAFGPVATVYRVAGLDEAVELANDTSFGLSSNVWTRDRHDIDRCVRDLEAGGVFVNGMTASHPALPFGGVKRSGYGRELAAEGIREFCNVTTVWEAD, encoded by the coding sequence ATGGCGATCGCGACGGTGAATCCGGCGACCGGGGAGACCCTGCGGACGTTCGAGGCGCTGACGTCCGAGGAGATCGAGAAGCGGCTGGTGCGGGCGGAGGAGGCGTACCGCGAGCACCGGCTGACCTCCTTCGCGGACCGGTCGCGGCTGCTGCGCCGGGCGGCGGAGCTGCTGGAGGAGGACACACCGGAGATCGCCCGCACCATGACCCTGGAGATGGGCAAGACGGTGGGCTCCGCCCGGGCGGAGGCGGCCAAGTGCGTGAAGGCGATGCGCTGGTACGCCGACCGGGCGGAGTCGCTGCTCGCCGACGAGCACCCAAAGCAGGCGGACGTCGAGGACTCGGGCGCCGCGCGGGCCCGGGTGGTGTACCGGCCGCTGGGCCCCGTGCTGGCGGTGATGCCGTGGAACTTCCCGCTGTGGCAGGTGATCCGTTTCGCCGCGCCCGCGCTGATGGCGGGCAACGTGGGGTTGCTGAAGCACGCCTCGAACGTGCCGCAGACCGCCCTGTACCTGGAGAGCCTCTTCCGCCGCGCCGGGTACCCGGAGGGCTGCTTCCAGACGCTGCTGGTCGGCTCCGGCGCGATCGAGGGGATCCTGCGGGACCCGCGGGTGGTGGCGGCGACGCTGACCGGCAGCGAGCCGGCCGGGCGCTCGGTGGCCTCGGTGGCGGGCGACGAGATCAAGAAGACGGTGCTGGAGCTGGGCGGCAGCGACCCGTACCTGGTGCTGCCCTCGGCCGACGTCGAGCGCGCGGCGAAGACCGCGGTGACGGCACGGGTGCAGAACAACGGCCAGTCCTGCATCGCCGCCAAGCGGTTCATCGTGCACACCGAGGTGTACGACGTGTTCACCCAGCGGTTCACGGAGGCGATGCGGGCGCTCAGGGTGGGCGACCCGATGGACGACACCACCGAGGTGGGCCCGCTCTCCAGCGAGCGGGGCCGCAGCGACCTGGCCGAGCTGGTGGACGACGCGGTGGAGCGCGGCGCGGCGGTGCTGTGCGGCGGCGGCCGCCCCGAGGGGTACGAGGACCGGGGCTGGTTCTACGCGCCCACGGTGCTGGCCGGGGTGGACGCGACGATGCGCGTCCACCGGGAGGAGGCGTTCGGCCCGGTGGCGACGGTGTACCGGGTGGCCGGCCTGGACGAGGCGGTGGAACTGGCCAACGACACCTCCTTCGGCCTGAGTTCCAACGTCTGGACCCGCGACCGGCACGACATCGACCGCTGTGTGCGGGACCTGGAGGCGGGCGGCGTCTTCGTCAACGGCATGACGGCATCGCACCCCGCCCTCCCGTTCGGCGGCGTCAAGCGCTCCGGGTACGGCCGGGAGCTGGCCGCCGAGGGCATCCGCGAGTTCTGCAACGTGACGACGGTGTGGGAGGCGGACTGA
- the secD gene encoding protein translocase subunit SecD — translation MSRRATAWRALIAFAVVAVSLFLALTTPARLGLDLSGGTRIVLEAQEAQGRKPDAESTDRALEVLRQRVDALGVAEPELVRSGSDRIVVELPGVQDPREAAKVIGRTAQLTFHPVKGETTSAAPKADDGSRALADPDRPDAFLELGPPALTGEGIDDATPDFDATSGGGWAVALAFEKKASGAWAKLTGEAACAAPGDPGRRVAIVLDDRIVSAPGMRETVPCGTGITGGSTQITGGFDAEGARELAALVKGGALPLPVEVVEQSTVGPSLGAEAIRAGAWAALIGLACTAVFITVVYRLLGLLATVALSLYGLISYAAIVALGATLTMPGIAGFVLAVGMAVDANVLVFERAREEYGQASRRPKDLRRPLARGFSKAWSAVLDSNVTTLIAAGLLFVLASGPVKGFGVTLAVGVLASMISALVITRILADWALGRGLVRRRPQTSGMTGKGRLRTRLEQRPPRLMRFSGRWLLVSGGVLLVALAGLGVRGLELGVEFTGGRQTQYATERPVDADTARAAVSEAGFPEAVVQRTDQDGSSLVTVRTGPLEDSEERRVRAALAEHGGEVTVERDDMVGPSLGTELRDKAVLALAVAVGAQLLYLTVRFRGTLALAAVAAMAQDVLLVVGLFAWLGKPADSVFLAALLTVVGYSVNDTVVVFDRLRELRRLRPGASWETLGDLAVGQTLPRTVNTGLGAIFVLLALALSGGGTLTDFAVALLAGIGVGIASTIFTAMPLAVRLERRRRPSASPEKPNKRVREGTGAVV, via the coding sequence ATGTCCCGACGTGCCACGGCCTGGCGTGCGCTGATCGCGTTCGCCGTCGTCGCCGTGTCCCTCTTCCTCGCCCTGACCACGCCTGCCCGACTCGGCCTCGACCTGAGCGGCGGCACCCGCATCGTCCTGGAGGCCCAGGAGGCGCAGGGCCGTAAGCCCGACGCCGAGTCGACCGACCGTGCCCTGGAGGTGCTGCGGCAGCGGGTGGACGCGCTCGGCGTCGCCGAACCGGAGCTGGTCCGCTCCGGCTCCGACCGCATCGTGGTGGAACTCCCGGGGGTCCAGGACCCCCGGGAGGCCGCCAAGGTGATCGGCCGCACCGCCCAGCTCACCTTCCACCCCGTCAAGGGCGAGACCACCTCCGCGGCGCCCAAGGCCGACGACGGCTCGCGTGCCCTCGCCGACCCGGACCGGCCCGACGCCTTCCTGGAGCTCGGGCCGCCCGCGCTCACCGGAGAGGGCATCGACGACGCCACCCCGGACTTCGACGCCACCTCGGGCGGAGGATGGGCGGTCGCGCTCGCCTTCGAGAAGAAGGCGTCCGGCGCCTGGGCGAAGCTCACCGGCGAGGCCGCCTGCGCCGCGCCCGGCGACCCGGGCCGGCGGGTGGCGATCGTGCTGGACGACCGGATCGTCTCGGCGCCCGGCATGCGCGAGACGGTGCCCTGCGGCACCGGGATCACCGGCGGCTCCACCCAGATCACCGGCGGCTTCGACGCCGAGGGCGCCCGCGAACTGGCGGCACTGGTCAAGGGCGGCGCGCTGCCGCTGCCGGTGGAGGTCGTCGAACAGTCGACCGTCGGCCCCTCCCTCGGGGCCGAGGCCATCCGGGCGGGCGCCTGGGCGGCACTGATCGGCCTGGCCTGCACGGCCGTCTTCATCACCGTCGTCTACCGCCTCCTGGGCCTGCTCGCCACGGTGGCGCTCTCCCTGTACGGACTCATCTCGTACGCCGCGATCGTGGCGCTGGGCGCGACCCTGACCATGCCGGGCATCGCCGGGTTCGTGCTGGCGGTCGGTATGGCGGTCGACGCCAACGTGCTGGTCTTCGAACGGGCCAGGGAGGAGTACGGTCAGGCGTCCCGGCGGCCGAAGGACCTGCGGCGGCCGCTGGCACGCGGGTTCTCCAAGGCGTGGAGCGCGGTCCTGGACTCCAACGTCACCACGCTGATCGCGGCCGGGCTGCTCTTCGTGCTGGCGTCGGGCCCGGTGAAGGGCTTCGGCGTGACGCTGGCGGTCGGCGTGCTCGCCTCGATGATCTCGGCGCTGGTCATCACCCGGATCCTCGCCGACTGGGCGCTGGGCCGGGGGCTGGTGCGGCGGCGCCCGCAGACGAGCGGGATGACCGGGAAGGGGCGGCTGCGGACCCGGCTGGAGCAGCGTCCGCCCCGGCTGATGCGCTTCAGCGGCCGCTGGCTGCTCGTCTCGGGCGGTGTGCTGCTGGTGGCGCTGGCCGGGCTCGGGGTGCGCGGGCTGGAACTGGGCGTGGAGTTCACCGGCGGCCGCCAGACCCAGTACGCCACCGAGCGCCCGGTGGACGCCGACACCGCGCGGGCCGCCGTGAGCGAGGCGGGCTTCCCCGAGGCGGTGGTGCAGCGCACCGACCAGGACGGTTCGTCGCTGGTGACGGTGCGCACCGGACCGCTGGAGGACTCCGAGGAGCGGCGCGTCCGGGCGGCGCTGGCCGAGCACGGCGGCGAGGTGACCGTCGAACGGGACGACATGGTCGGGCCGAGCCTCGGGACGGAGCTGCGGGACAAGGCGGTGCTGGCGCTGGCGGTGGCCGTCGGGGCCCAGCTGCTCTACCTGACCGTGCGGTTCCGGGGAACGCTGGCGCTGGCGGCCGTGGCGGCGATGGCGCAGGACGTGCTGCTGGTGGTGGGACTCTTCGCGTGGCTGGGCAAGCCGGCGGACAGTGTCTTCCTGGCCGCGCTGCTGACCGTGGTCGGCTACTCGGTCAACGACACCGTGGTGGTCTTCGACCGGCTGCGGGAGCTGCGCCGGCTGCGCCCCGGAGCGTCCTGGGAGACGCTGGGCGACCTCGCCGTCGGCCAGACACTGCCACGTACGGTCAACACCGGTCTGGGCGCGATCTTCGTGCTGCTGGCGCTGGCCCTGTCGGGCGGTGGCACGCTGACCGACTTCGCGGTGGCCCTCCTCGCGGGCATCGGGGTGGGCATCGCCTCCACCATCTTCACCGCGATGCCGCTGGCGGTACGCCTGGAGCGGCGCCGCCGCCCCTCGGCCTCGCCCGAGAAGCCGAACAAGCGGGTCCGGGAGGGAACGGGGGCCGTCGTCTGA
- a CDS encoding SsgA family sporulation/cell division regulator has protein sequence MDTVIQQSVEAQLVAAAPRMATIPARLRYDRTEPFAVTMTFPARSTLEGVEVTWSFARDLLTAGLTGEAGMGDVRLRPHGEDQVVMEFHAPEGTAVVRVCAEELRRFAARTVALVPPGREYLHLDLDRDLALLIRDTR, from the coding sequence ATGGACACCGTCATCCAGCAGTCTGTCGAGGCGCAGCTCGTCGCCGCCGCGCCCCGTATGGCGACCATCCCGGCGCGCCTGCGGTACGACCGCACCGAGCCGTTCGCCGTCACCATGACCTTTCCGGCGCGTTCGACGCTGGAAGGGGTCGAGGTCACCTGGTCGTTCGCCCGGGACCTGCTGACGGCGGGGCTCACCGGTGAGGCCGGGATGGGCGACGTGCGGCTGCGGCCGCACGGTGAGGACCAGGTGGTGATGGAGTTCCACGCGCCGGAGGGGACCGCTGTGGTGCGGGTGTGCGCGGAGGAGCTGCGCCGGTTCGCGGCGCGCACCGTCGCCCTGGTACCGCCGGGCCGCGAGTACCTCCACCTCGACCTGGACCGGGACCTCGCCCTGCTCATCCGCGACACGCGCTGA
- a CDS encoding acyl-ACP desaturase, translating to MTLTTPHLATSGGWTDAQLLHALEEVVEKELNRHLKVAKDWMPHDYVPWSDGRNFPGFFEDGEAWDKEQSQVTPIGRTALIVNLLTEDNLPSYHHEIASLFGRDGAWGTWVHRWTAEEGRHGIVMRDYLLTSRAVDPDELERFRMAHMSEGFESDNRHSMLHSVAYVAFQELATRISHRNTGHQSGDPVCDRMLARIATDENLHMVFYRNLLGAAFELAPDLTMQAVRDVVVNFRMPGHGMPGFERAAAQMAIGEVYNLRIHHDDVIQPVLRFLKVMQIDGLGPEGVRAQEELGLYMGGLDAEAAKFDERLAARKARMRARADQG from the coding sequence ATGACCCTCACCACTCCCCACCTCGCCACGTCCGGCGGATGGACCGACGCCCAGTTGCTGCACGCACTGGAGGAGGTCGTGGAGAAGGAGCTCAACCGCCATCTGAAGGTGGCCAAGGACTGGATGCCGCACGACTACGTGCCCTGGTCCGACGGCCGCAACTTCCCCGGCTTCTTCGAGGACGGCGAGGCGTGGGACAAGGAGCAGTCGCAGGTGACGCCGATCGGCCGCACCGCACTGATCGTCAACCTCCTCACGGAGGACAATCTGCCGAGCTACCACCACGAGATCGCGTCGCTTTTCGGCCGCGACGGCGCCTGGGGCACCTGGGTGCACCGCTGGACCGCCGAGGAGGGGCGGCACGGCATCGTCATGCGGGACTACCTGCTGACCTCGCGGGCGGTCGACCCCGACGAGCTGGAACGGTTCCGGATGGCCCACATGAGCGAGGGGTTCGAGTCGGACAACCGGCACTCGATGCTCCACTCGGTCGCCTACGTCGCCTTCCAGGAGCTGGCCACCCGCATCTCGCACCGCAACACCGGCCACCAGTCGGGCGATCCGGTCTGCGACCGGATGCTGGCCCGGATCGCCACCGACGAGAACCTGCACATGGTCTTCTACCGGAACCTGCTCGGCGCCGCCTTCGAGCTGGCGCCCGACCTGACCATGCAGGCCGTCCGCGACGTCGTGGTCAACTTCCGGATGCCCGGTCACGGAATGCCCGGTTTCGAGCGGGCCGCGGCGCAGATGGCCATCGGCGAGGTCTACAACCTGCGCATCCACCATGACGACGTGATCCAGCCCGTGCTGCGGTTCCTGAAGGTCATGCAGATCGACGGCCTGGGCCCGGAGGGTGTGCGCGCCCAGGAGGAGCTGGGACTGTACATGGGCGGGCTGGACGCGGAGGCCGCCAAGTTCGACGAGCGGCTCGCCGCCCGCAAGGCGCGGATGCGGGCCCGCGCCGACCAGGGCTGA
- a CDS encoding WhiB family transcriptional regulator, which produces MRIDSTAAHDLAWQEQALCAQTGSEFFFPEPGSSVREAKLICEACDMRAACLAYALAHDERFGVWGGLSEKERERMRRDRR; this is translated from the coding sequence ATGCGGATCGACAGTACGGCCGCGCACGATCTCGCCTGGCAGGAGCAGGCGCTGTGCGCACAGACCGGATCAGAGTTCTTCTTCCCCGAGCCGGGCAGCTCGGTGCGTGAGGCCAAGCTCATCTGCGAGGCCTGCGACATGCGGGCGGCCTGTCTCGCCTACGCCCTCGCCCACGACGAGCGCTTCGGCGTGTGGGGCGGGCTCTCCGAGAAGGAACGCGAACGGATGCGGCGCGACAGACGCTGA